One Cellulomonas sp. Y8 DNA segment encodes these proteins:
- the menE gene encoding o-succinylbenzoate--CoA ligase — protein sequence MSRPVRVVPASPTTVPALTAALAAALDGTGPAVLPVEAPDAGDAGHAGEVAGEVPDDVALLVRTSGSTGAPREVMLTAAALRASGRATESRLAGPGRWLLPLPPAHVAGLQVLVRSLLAETEPAVLAAPFRPDAFAAAVARMPAADGPRYTSLVPTQVHRLLDSAPGRDALAAFDAVLLGGAATPSGLLDAARAAGARVVTTYGMSETCGGCVYDGVPLDGVTVDLDPDDGRVRIAGPVLAAGYRGRPDLDAELFEVRDGTRWLRTSDLGRWGDDGRLEVLGRADDVLVTGGVKVPPAAVERVLAGLPGVGEVLVVGVPDPEWGQALVAVVVPAAGAPAPELADLRDAAAAALGGPAAPRHLVTVRALPLRGPGKPDRRGAADLAARALGRTTAAGDAAP from the coding sequence GTGAGCCGTCCCGTCCGCGTGGTCCCCGCCTCCCCGACCACGGTGCCGGCGCTCACCGCCGCCCTCGCCGCCGCCCTGGACGGCACCGGCCCGGCGGTGCTGCCGGTCGAGGCGCCCGACGCAGGCGACGCCGGGCACGCCGGGGAGGTCGCGGGCGAGGTCCCCGACGACGTGGCGCTGCTCGTGCGCACCTCCGGGTCCACCGGCGCCCCGCGGGAGGTGATGCTCACCGCGGCCGCCCTGCGCGCCTCCGGCAGGGCGACCGAGTCCCGGCTCGCCGGCCCCGGCCGCTGGCTGCTGCCGCTCCCGCCCGCGCACGTGGCGGGCCTCCAGGTGCTGGTCCGGTCCCTCCTCGCCGAGACGGAGCCGGCCGTGCTGGCGGCGCCGTTCCGGCCGGACGCGTTCGCCGCCGCGGTGGCGCGGATGCCGGCCGCCGACGGCCCGCGGTACACCTCGCTCGTCCCGACCCAGGTGCACCGCCTGCTCGACTCGGCGCCCGGGCGGGACGCGCTCGCCGCCTTCGACGCGGTGCTGCTCGGCGGGGCAGCCACGCCGTCGGGACTGCTCGACGCGGCCCGGGCCGCGGGTGCGCGGGTCGTGACCACGTACGGCATGTCCGAGACGTGCGGCGGCTGCGTCTACGACGGCGTCCCCCTCGACGGGGTGACGGTCGACCTGGACCCCGACGACGGCCGGGTGCGGATCGCCGGACCCGTGCTCGCCGCCGGCTACCGCGGGCGCCCGGACCTGGACGCCGAGCTGTTCGAGGTCCGGGACGGCACCCGCTGGCTGCGCACCAGCGACCTCGGCCGGTGGGGCGACGACGGTCGGCTCGAGGTCCTCGGCCGCGCCGACGACGTGCTGGTCACCGGCGGGGTCAAGGTGCCGCCCGCGGCCGTCGAGCGGGTGCTCGCGGGGCTGCCCGGGGTCGGCGAGGTGCTCGTCGTCGGCGTGCCGGACCCCGAGTGGGGCCAGGCGCTGGTCGCCGTGGTCGTCCCCGCGGCGGGCGCGCCCGCGCCGGAGCTCGCCGACCTCCGGGACGCCGCGGCGGCGGCGCTGGGCGGGCCGGCCGCGCCCCGGCACCTCGTCACCGTCCGGGCGCTGCCGCTGCGCGGCCCGGGCAAGCCCGACCGGCGGGGGGCGGCCGACCTCGCGGCCCGTGCGCTCGGCCGGACCACCGCCGCCGGCGACGCGGCGCCCTGA
- a CDS encoding 1,4-dihydroxy-2-naphthoyl-CoA synthase: MTDPAAAPLPPRVSDTFDPSRWRTVTGFEDLADLTYHRGVARSADGVRDLPVVRVAFDRPEVRNAFRPHTVDELYRVLDHARMTSDVGTVLLTGNGPSPKDGGYAFCSGGDQRIRGRDGYRYTGSTGAETADAIDPARAGRLHILEVQRLIRTMPKVVVAVVNGWAAGGGHSLHVVADLTIASREHARFMQTDANVGSFDGGYGSALLARQTGQKRAREIFFLAREYSAEQAYAWGAVNDVVDHAGLEDAALEYARIIATKSPQAIRMLKFAFNLADDGLAGQQVFAGEATRLAYMTDEAVEGRDAFLERRDPDWSRFPYAF; this comes from the coding sequence GTGACCGACCCCGCCGCCGCCCCGCTGCCCCCGCGCGTCTCCGACACCTTCGACCCGAGCCGCTGGCGCACGGTCACCGGCTTCGAGGACCTCGCCGACCTCACGTACCACCGGGGCGTCGCCCGGTCGGCGGACGGCGTGCGGGACCTGCCCGTGGTGCGCGTCGCGTTCGACCGGCCCGAGGTGCGCAACGCCTTCCGGCCGCACACCGTCGACGAGCTGTACCGGGTGCTCGACCACGCCCGGATGACCTCCGACGTCGGCACCGTGCTGCTCACCGGCAACGGACCGAGCCCCAAGGACGGCGGCTACGCGTTCTGCTCCGGCGGCGACCAGCGCATCCGCGGGCGCGACGGCTACCGGTACACCGGCTCGACCGGGGCCGAGACCGCCGACGCGATCGACCCGGCCCGCGCCGGGCGGCTGCACATCCTCGAGGTGCAGCGCCTCATCCGGACGATGCCGAAGGTCGTCGTCGCGGTCGTGAACGGCTGGGCCGCGGGCGGCGGGCACTCGCTGCACGTGGTCGCCGACCTGACGATCGCGTCCCGCGAGCACGCGCGGTTCATGCAGACCGACGCCAACGTCGGGTCGTTCGACGGCGGGTACGGCTCGGCGCTGCTCGCCCGGCAGACCGGGCAGAAGCGGGCGCGGGAGATCTTCTTCCTGGCGCGCGAGTACTCCGCCGAGCAGGCCTACGCCTGGGGCGCGGTCAACGACGTCGTCGACCACGCCGGGCTCGAGGACGCCGCGCTGGAGTACGCGCGGATCATCGCCACCAAGTCGCCGCAGGCGATCCGGATGCTGAAGTTCGCGTTCAACCTGGCGGACGACGGCCTCGCGGGCCAGCAGGTGTTCGCGGGCGAGGCGACCCGGCTGGCGTACATGACGGACGAGGCCGTCGAGGGCCGGGACGCGTTCCTGGAGCGCCGCGACCCGGACTGGAGCCGGTTCCCCTACGCGTTCTGA
- a CDS encoding TetR family transcriptional regulator, producing MTPGAPGAAGGTAKGVRRRAELARAAADLVREDGPAALSHRAVAARAGLSLSATTYYYAGLDDLAAAAGAALVDAWVAHADGVLAQVRARAGGVAVEDPAAVVVDAVLPPGDDAAVRAHYEQLLAAGRVPALAAALGAGRARLDVVLAALLAELRLPVPAAVALGVVDGAVVAATSEGRPVRDAARDLLLAVLGAREPLR from the coding sequence ATGACCCCGGGCGCGCCCGGTGCCGCGGGCGGCACCGCCAAGGGCGTGCGGCGCCGCGCCGAGCTCGCCCGGGCCGCCGCCGACCTGGTCCGCGAGGACGGCCCGGCGGCGCTCAGCCACCGGGCCGTCGCGGCCCGCGCGGGGCTGTCGCTGTCGGCGACGACGTACTACTACGCCGGGCTGGACGACCTCGCGGCCGCGGCGGGCGCGGCCCTGGTCGACGCGTGGGTCGCCCACGCGGACGGGGTGCTCGCGCAGGTCCGGGCCCGTGCCGGCGGGGTCGCCGTCGAGGACCCCGCCGCCGTCGTGGTCGACGCCGTGCTGCCGCCCGGCGACGACGCGGCCGTGCGCGCCCACTACGAGCAGCTGCTCGCGGCGGGCCGGGTCCCGGCGCTCGCGGCGGCGCTCGGAGCGGGCCGGGCCCGGCTGGACGTGGTGCTCGCGGCGCTGCTGGCCGAGCTGCGGCTGCCCGTGCCCGCGGCGGTCGCGCTCGGGGTGGTCGACGGGGCCGTGGTCGCGGCGACGAGCGAGGGCCGCCCGGTCCGCGACGCCGCCCGCGACCTGCTGCTCGCCGTGCTCGGTGCGCGCGAACCTCTACGCTGA
- the menD gene encoding 2-succinyl-5-enolpyruvyl-6-hydroxy-3-cyclohexene-1-carboxylic-acid synthase, with the protein MTAPAVGGGPRGPVRGAPAAQAARVLVQELAAHGVRDVVLAPGSRSAPLAYALAEAALPDAERPAGAPAVRLHVRVDERDAAFLALGLARAAAAEGEPRAVAVVTTSGTAVANLHPAVLEAHHAGAPLLLLTADRPHELRGTGANQTTVQPGIFGAATRLEADVPAPSGRAGEDRDLRHLVSRAVAAALGSRTGDPGPVHLDLAYREPLVPGPEPWPADGAAGRVVVPPRPVAAPAAGDPGVPARADLPGPVVVVAGDGAGPVARRLAEAAGWPLLAEPSSGARGGPHAPATYRVLLGDPALGGRVRSVVLLGRPTLTRPVSALLARDDVDLTVVAPAGSGWPDAGRAADRVLTRVPDAWFDGPADDPAWLAAWQRADAAAGAAVDAALDDDPAAPPTRATPPLTGPRAVRAVAEASLPGDVLVVGSSNPVRDLDLVARWAEPPLVLANRGLAGIDGMLSTAAGVALGLPRRRVRALVGDLTFLHDVGGLLRLTTEPEPDLQVVVLNDAGGSIFATLEHGAPERARTFERVFGTPHDVDVAALCAGYGVRHVRVSDEAALAAALAAPGRGTSVVEVRVDRADRRALGERLAAAARDAARAALDGGATG; encoded by the coding sequence GTGACGGCCCCGGCCGTCGGCGGCGGGCCGCGCGGGCCGGTGCGCGGCGCACCCGCCGCGCAGGCCGCGCGGGTCCTGGTCCAGGAGCTCGCCGCCCACGGCGTGCGGGACGTCGTCCTGGCCCCCGGTTCGCGCAGCGCCCCGCTGGCCTACGCGCTCGCCGAGGCCGCCCTGCCCGACGCGGAGCGCCCGGCCGGTGCCCCGGCGGTCCGGCTGCACGTGCGGGTCGACGAGCGGGACGCCGCGTTCCTCGCGCTCGGGCTCGCCCGGGCCGCGGCGGCGGAGGGCGAGCCGCGCGCGGTGGCCGTCGTCACCACGTCCGGCACCGCCGTCGCGAACCTGCACCCGGCGGTGCTGGAGGCGCACCACGCGGGCGCCCCGCTGCTGCTGCTCACGGCCGACCGCCCGCACGAGCTGCGCGGCACCGGCGCCAACCAGACCACCGTGCAGCCGGGGATCTTCGGCGCCGCGACCCGGCTCGAGGCCGACGTCCCCGCGCCGTCCGGCCGCGCCGGGGAGGACCGCGACCTGCGGCACCTGGTCTCCCGCGCCGTCGCGGCGGCGCTCGGCTCCCGCACCGGTGACCCCGGTCCCGTGCACCTGGACCTCGCGTACCGCGAGCCGCTGGTGCCCGGGCCGGAGCCGTGGCCCGCCGACGGCGCGGCCGGGCGGGTCGTCGTCCCGCCGCGGCCCGTCGCCGCACCCGCCGCGGGCGACCCCGGCGTCCCCGCCCGCGCGGACCTGCCCGGCCCCGTCGTGGTCGTCGCGGGCGACGGCGCCGGCCCGGTGGCCCGCCGGCTGGCGGAGGCCGCGGGCTGGCCGCTGCTCGCGGAGCCGTCCTCCGGCGCCCGGGGCGGCCCGCACGCGCCCGCGACCTACCGGGTGCTCCTCGGCGACCCCGCCCTGGGCGGCCGGGTCCGCTCCGTGGTGCTGCTGGGCCGCCCGACGCTCACCCGGCCCGTGTCGGCGCTGCTCGCGCGGGACGACGTCGACCTGACCGTGGTCGCCCCAGCGGGCTCGGGCTGGCCGGACGCCGGCCGTGCCGCCGACCGGGTGCTCACCCGCGTGCCCGACGCCTGGTTCGACGGGCCGGCCGACGACCCCGCGTGGCTCGCCGCGTGGCAGCGCGCCGACGCCGCCGCCGGTGCCGCGGTGGACGCCGCGCTGGACGACGACCCCGCCGCCCCGCCCACCCGGGCGACCCCGCCGCTCACCGGACCGCGTGCCGTGCGGGCCGTCGCGGAGGCGTCGCTGCCCGGCGACGTGCTCGTCGTCGGCTCGTCGAACCCCGTGCGGGACCTGGACCTGGTCGCCCGCTGGGCGGAGCCGCCGCTCGTGCTCGCCAACCGCGGGCTTGCCGGCATCGACGGGATGCTGTCCACCGCCGCCGGGGTCGCGCTCGGCCTGCCGCGCCGCCGCGTGCGCGCGCTGGTGGGCGACCTGACGTTCCTGCACGACGTCGGCGGCCTGCTGCGGCTGACCACCGAGCCCGAGCCCGACCTCCAGGTCGTGGTGCTGAACGACGCGGGCGGGTCGATCTTCGCGACCCTCGAGCACGGGGCGCCCGAGCGCGCCCGCACCTTCGAGCGGGTGTTCGGCACGCCGCACGACGTCGACGTCGCCGCCCTGTGCGCGGGGTACGGCGTGCGGCACGTGCGGGTCTCGGACGAGGCCGCGCTCGCCGCCGCGCTCGCGGCGCCGGGTCGGGGGACCTCCGTCGTCGAGGTCCGGGTCGACCGCGCCGACCGGCGGGCGCTGGGGGAGCGACTGGCGGCGGCGGCCCGGGACGCCGCGCGCGCCGCGCTGGACGGTGGCGCCACCGGCTGA
- a CDS encoding DUF3048 domain-containing protein — translation MVHSTRRGLRRAAAAVVATTLLVAGCSQGQDPAPEAATVAPTLEPQKAAAPDPVVAPTWPLTGVAGEPVNRPALAVKIENTATARPQSGLDQADVVWETIVEFEVSRFVAVWHSQVPEELGPVRSVRPMDPDIVSPMNGLLTFSGGQPGILDLVAASPVQVISHDAGAAGLYRISSRSAPHNVYADPAALWAQADANHQSSPGEQFAFARTAERATAVAAGTPATTLAFDLSSQSKPSWTWNGTVWERSEGSTPAVAASGARLSATNVVSIVADHPGTPFGAQNGAVVPTYTLVGSGEGTLATGGKTIPVRWQKDSRDAPMQLFTADGAPALLAPGNTWVELVPAGTGSLAIS, via the coding sequence ATGGTTCACAGCACGAGGCGGGGGCTGCGGCGCGCCGCCGCGGCCGTCGTCGCCACGACCCTCCTGGTCGCCGGCTGCTCGCAGGGGCAGGACCCGGCGCCGGAGGCCGCCACGGTCGCCCCGACCCTCGAGCCGCAGAAGGCCGCCGCGCCTGACCCCGTGGTCGCGCCGACCTGGCCGCTGACCGGCGTGGCGGGCGAGCCCGTGAACCGGCCGGCGCTCGCGGTCAAGATCGAGAACACCGCGACCGCGCGCCCGCAGTCCGGCCTGGACCAGGCGGACGTCGTCTGGGAGACGATCGTCGAGTTCGAGGTGTCCCGGTTCGTCGCCGTGTGGCACTCGCAGGTGCCCGAGGAGCTCGGCCCGGTCCGCTCGGTCCGCCCGATGGACCCGGACATCGTCTCGCCGATGAACGGCCTGCTGACGTTCTCCGGCGGCCAGCCCGGCATCCTCGACCTGGTCGCGGCGAGCCCCGTGCAGGTCATCAGCCACGACGCCGGTGCGGCGGGGCTGTACCGGATCTCGTCGCGCTCGGCCCCGCACAACGTGTACGCCGACCCGGCCGCGCTCTGGGCGCAGGCCGACGCGAACCACCAGAGCAGCCCGGGCGAGCAGTTCGCGTTCGCCCGGACCGCGGAGCGAGCGACCGCCGTCGCCGCGGGCACCCCGGCGACGACCCTGGCGTTCGACCTGTCCAGCCAGTCGAAGCCCTCGTGGACGTGGAACGGGACGGTCTGGGAGCGGTCGGAGGGCTCGACGCCTGCGGTGGCCGCCTCGGGCGCCCGGCTGTCGGCGACCAACGTCGTGTCGATCGTGGCCGACCACCCGGGCACCCCCTTCGGGGCGCAGAACGGGGCGGTCGTGCCGACCTACACCCTCGTCGGCTCGGGCGAGGGCACGCTCGCGACCGGCGGGAAGACGATCCCGGTGCGCTGGCAGAAGGACTCCCGCGACGCCCCGATGCAGCTGTTCACCGCCGACGGCGCGCCCGCGCTGCTCGCGCCGGGCAACACCTGGGTGGAGCTGGTGCCCGCCGGGACCGGGTCGCTCGCGATCTCCTGA
- a CDS encoding DUF4229 domain-containing protein, with translation MPVVTYSLLRLALFVVCLVGLVLAGTGWLLGVVGAALLAALLSYVLLRGPRDRAALWLQARSDARGDRPRLSRTATADAAEEDAAVEAAEREARADG, from the coding sequence GTGCCCGTCGTGACCTACTCGCTGCTCCGCCTCGCCCTGTTCGTCGTCTGCCTGGTCGGCCTCGTGCTCGCCGGCACCGGCTGGCTGCTGGGCGTGGTCGGCGCGGCGCTGCTCGCGGCGCTGCTGTCCTACGTGCTGCTCCGCGGCCCGCGCGACCGGGCGGCGCTGTGGCTGCAGGCCCGGTCCGACGCGCGCGGCGACCGTCCGCGGCTGTCCCGCACCGCCACCGCGGACGCCGCGGAGGAGGACGCCGCGGTCGAGGCCGCCGAGCGCGAGGCCCGCGCCGACGGCTAG
- the ccsB gene encoding c-type cytochrome biogenesis protein CcsB — protein MAIGDISTLLVWGAATAFTIALIAYTSALARLADAASTEHRAERAARVAAAKEARAAARATVGAGGPSGLVVPADADDEPAAAPRSGRIDDAEPERPMTAPSATTGIARTTTYLGILLLGAGIVLRGVAAGRWPTANMYEFTLVGTFVAAVVLAVVQRKRVIPFLGVVVMGIGVLALALGLLVFYVQADAVQPALQSYWLIIHVGVAIAATGIFTVAFATAVLQVLQDGRETGRSHLDHPWRSADGLRRSLARWRVTGPAWSWLRTVPSARRLEALSFRLNAIGFVLWTFTLIGGAIWAEHAWGRYWGWDPKEVGTFVAWVVYAAYLHARTTRGWAGRKAAYFVYVGYAVVLANFTVVNLFVTGKHSYSGI, from the coding sequence ATGGCAATCGGCGACATCAGCACCCTGCTCGTGTGGGGAGCGGCGACCGCGTTCACGATCGCCCTGATCGCCTACACCTCGGCCCTGGCCCGGCTGGCGGACGCCGCGTCCACGGAGCACCGCGCCGAGCGCGCGGCCCGGGTCGCCGCCGCCAAGGAGGCGCGCGCCGCGGCCCGCGCGACCGTCGGCGCCGGCGGTCCGTCCGGCCTGGTGGTCCCGGCCGACGCGGACGACGAGCCGGCCGCCGCGCCGCGGTCCGGCCGGATCGACGACGCCGAGCCCGAGCGCCCCATGACGGCGCCTTCGGCCACGACCGGCATCGCCCGGACCACCACCTACCTCGGCATCCTGCTGCTCGGCGCCGGCATCGTGCTGCGCGGCGTCGCGGCCGGGCGCTGGCCGACGGCGAACATGTACGAGTTCACGCTCGTCGGCACGTTCGTCGCCGCCGTGGTGCTCGCGGTCGTGCAGCGGAAGCGGGTCATCCCGTTCCTCGGCGTCGTCGTCATGGGGATCGGCGTGCTGGCCCTGGCCCTCGGGCTGCTCGTGTTCTACGTCCAGGCCGACGCCGTGCAGCCCGCGCTGCAGAGCTACTGGCTGATCATCCACGTCGGCGTCGCCATCGCGGCGACCGGCATCTTCACCGTCGCGTTCGCCACCGCGGTCCTCCAGGTGCTGCAGGACGGCCGCGAGACCGGTCGCTCGCACCTCGACCACCCGTGGCGGTCGGCGGACGGCCTGCGCCGCTCGCTGGCCCGCTGGCGGGTCACCGGCCCGGCCTGGTCCTGGCTGCGCACGGTGCCGTCCGCCCGCCGGCTGGAGGCGCTGTCCTTCCGGCTCAACGCCATCGGCTTCGTCCTGTGGACGTTCACGCTCATCGGCGGCGCCATCTGGGCCGAGCACGCCTGGGGCCGGTACTGGGGCTGGGACCCCAAAGAGGTCGGCACCTTCGTCGCCTGGGTCGTGTACGCGGCGTACCTGCACGCGCGGACGACGCGCGGCTGGGCCGGGCGCAAGGCGGCGTACTTCGTCTACGTCGGCTACGCCGTGGTGCTCGCGAACTTCACCGTCGTGAACCTGTTCGTCACCGGCAAGCACTCCTACTCCGGCATCTGA
- a CDS encoding 1,4-dihydroxy-2-naphthoate polyprenyltransferase yields MATAAEWVAGARPRTLPAAAAPVLVGTGAAAQIEAAHLGRALLALGVALALQVGVNYANDYSDGVRGTDADRVGPMRLTASGAAFPKQVKAAAFAAFGVAGLLGLGLVALSGQWWLLAIGALCVAAAWFYTGGRRPYGYLGLGEVGVFVFFGLVAVLGTTYTQSGTLTWPAWVGAVAVGLIACALLMVNNLRDIPTDALVGKRTLAVRLGEHRARRAYAVMVVLPVLLGVLCALANPWALIVMLLALPAGVLAFTVLVGARGIALVPVLAGTGMYELAFGVLLGLGLAL; encoded by the coding sequence ATGGCCACCGCCGCCGAGTGGGTCGCCGGAGCACGCCCGCGCACCCTGCCCGCCGCCGCCGCCCCCGTGCTGGTCGGCACCGGCGCCGCCGCGCAGATCGAGGCGGCGCACCTCGGGCGCGCGCTGCTCGCGCTGGGCGTGGCCCTCGCGCTCCAGGTCGGCGTCAACTACGCCAACGACTACTCCGACGGCGTCCGCGGCACCGACGCCGACCGCGTCGGCCCCATGCGCCTGACCGCCAGCGGCGCGGCCTTCCCGAAGCAGGTCAAGGCCGCGGCGTTCGCGGCGTTCGGCGTCGCGGGCCTGCTCGGCCTCGGGCTCGTCGCGCTGAGCGGCCAGTGGTGGCTGCTCGCGATCGGCGCCCTGTGCGTCGCGGCGGCCTGGTTCTACACCGGCGGCCGGCGCCCGTACGGCTACCTCGGCCTCGGCGAGGTCGGCGTCTTCGTGTTCTTCGGCCTGGTCGCGGTGCTCGGCACCACCTACACCCAGTCCGGCACCCTGACCTGGCCCGCGTGGGTCGGCGCCGTCGCGGTCGGCCTGATCGCCTGCGCGCTGCTCATGGTCAACAACCTGCGCGACATCCCGACCGACGCCCTGGTCGGCAAGCGCACCCTCGCGGTGCGGCTCGGCGAGCACCGCGCCCGCCGCGCCTACGCGGTCATGGTCGTGCTGCCCGTGCTGCTCGGCGTCCTGTGCGCCCTGGCGAACCCGTGGGCGCTGATCGTCATGCTGCTGGCGCTGCCCGCGGGCGTCCTGGCGTTCACGGTGCTGGTCGGCGCGCGCGGCATCGCGCTGGTGCCGGTCCTCGCGGGGACCGGCATGTACGAGCTGGCGTTCGGCGTCCTGCTGGGCCTGGGCCTGGCGCTCTAG
- a CDS encoding multidrug efflux SMR transporter has protein sequence MAWVVLVVSGLLEAGWALSLKASDGFTRLWPSVSFAVLAVLSFAGLSWALRSLPVGAAYGVWVGIGAATTAVLAIVLFGESVSVLKVVSLVLIVAGVVGLNLSGGGH, from the coding sequence ATGGCGTGGGTCGTGCTCGTCGTGTCCGGACTGCTCGAGGCGGGCTGGGCGCTGAGCCTCAAGGCGTCGGACGGCTTCACCAGGCTGTGGCCGAGCGTGTCGTTCGCGGTGCTGGCGGTGCTGTCGTTCGCCGGCCTCAGCTGGGCGCTCCGGTCGCTGCCGGTGGGCGCCGCGTACGGCGTGTGGGTCGGCATCGGGGCGGCCACGACGGCGGTCCTGGCGATCGTGCTGTTCGGCGAGTCGGTGTCGGTGCTCAAGGTCGTGTCGCTCGTGCTGATCGTGGCGGGCGTGGTCGGGCTGAACCTGTCGGGCGGCGGGCACTGA
- a CDS encoding PLD nuclease N-terminal domain-containing protein — translation MARALFFLVIIGLAVYALADIATSDERARRGLPKGAWFLIALVPIAGPLVWILTSRAQPATGGAGPAQGRRPGGSGSPGRPAPRRPGPVAPDDDPEFLWRLDQERRRRERESGTGDGSNGDVPDEGARG, via the coding sequence ATGGCACGCGCGCTCTTCTTCCTCGTGATCATCGGCCTGGCGGTGTACGCCCTCGCCGACATCGCCACGAGCGACGAGCGCGCCCGCCGCGGCCTCCCGAAGGGCGCGTGGTTCCTCATCGCGCTGGTGCCGATCGCCGGCCCGCTCGTGTGGATCCTCACCAGCCGCGCCCAGCCCGCGACCGGCGGCGCCGGCCCCGCCCAGGGCCGCCGCCCCGGCGGGTCCGGCAGCCCCGGCCGTCCCGCCCCCCGCCGCCCCGGCCCGGTCGCGCCCGACGACGACCCCGAGTTCCTGTGGCGCCTCGACCAGGAGCGCCGGCGACGCGAGCGCGAGAGCGGCACCGGGGACGGCAGCAACGGCGACGTCCCCGACGAGGGCGCGCGCGGCTGA
- a CDS encoding o-succinylbenzoate synthase → MHVYAIPLRTRFRRITVREGVLVRGEAGWGEFSPFWDYDATESAAWWRATREAADLGFPEPVRDRVPVNVTVPAVGPDAARRIVLASGGCTTAKVKVAEPGQGAAEEADRLAAVREALGPGGAIRVDANAAWDVDTAVERLKVLDRAARGLEYAEQPVASVRDLARVRRSTHVPIAADESIRRAEDPLAVVRAEAADVVVLKVQPLGGVRACLDLAERVGLPVVVSSALESSVGLAAGVALAAALPELPYACGLATAQLLSDDVADPPLLPVDGALPVAAARAVVPTDERLAATEADAATAARWAERLAAVRAVSR, encoded by the coding sequence GTGCACGTCTACGCGATCCCCCTGCGGACGCGCTTCCGCCGGATCACGGTGCGCGAGGGCGTGCTCGTCCGCGGCGAGGCCGGCTGGGGCGAGTTCAGCCCGTTCTGGGACTACGACGCCACGGAGTCCGCGGCCTGGTGGCGCGCGACCCGGGAGGCGGCGGACCTCGGGTTCCCGGAGCCCGTCCGCGACCGCGTCCCGGTGAACGTCACCGTCCCGGCCGTCGGACCGGACGCCGCGCGGCGGATCGTGCTCGCGTCGGGCGGTTGCACCACCGCCAAGGTCAAGGTCGCCGAGCCCGGCCAGGGCGCCGCGGAGGAGGCCGACCGGCTGGCCGCCGTCCGCGAGGCGCTCGGCCCCGGCGGCGCGATCCGGGTCGACGCGAACGCCGCCTGGGACGTCGACACCGCCGTGGAGCGGCTCAAGGTCCTCGACCGCGCCGCCCGCGGGCTCGAGTACGCCGAGCAGCCGGTCGCGTCCGTGCGCGACCTCGCCCGCGTGCGCCGGTCGACCCACGTGCCGATCGCGGCCGACGAGTCGATCCGCCGCGCCGAGGACCCGCTCGCGGTGGTCCGCGCCGAGGCCGCCGACGTCGTGGTGCTCAAGGTGCAGCCGCTCGGCGGCGTGCGCGCCTGCCTGGACCTCGCCGAGCGGGTCGGCCTGCCGGTCGTCGTGTCCTCGGCGCTGGAGTCGTCGGTCGGGCTGGCGGCGGGCGTGGCGCTCGCGGCCGCGCTGCCGGAGCTGCCGTACGCGTGCGGGCTCGCGACCGCCCAGCTGCTCTCCGACGACGTCGCCGACCCCCCGCTGCTGCCCGTCGACGGGGCCCTGCCCGTCGCGGCGGCGCGCGCGGTCGTCCCGACGGACGAGCGGCTCGCCGCCACGGAGGCCGACGCGGCGACCGCTGCGCGCTGGGCGGAGCGGCTGGCCGCGGTGCGGGCGGTGTCGCGGTGA